GCAGCGCTCGCACGTCACCATCGGAATGGGCGCGCCCCAGTACCGCTGGCGGGAGATGAGCCAGTCGCGCAACCGGTAATGCACGCTGGCTCCCCCCGCGGACTTTGCCTCGAGGGCCCTGACGATCGCGAGCTTCCCTTCCGGGCTCGGCAGACCGTCGAAAGTTCCTGAGTTCACGAGCGTGCCTTCCCCTTCGTATGCCGCGCCCGCGTCGTAGGCGCCGCCGGGGTCGCGCACCACCTCCACGATCGGGAGGCCGTACTTTGTCGCGAACTCGAAATCGCGTTGGTCGTGCGCCGGAACCGCCATGATGGCGCCGGTCCCGTACCCCATCAGCACGTAGTTCGCGATCCAGACGGGAAGCTTGGCGCCGGTCAGGGGGTGGACGGCGTCGATTCCCGCTCGCGCTCCTTCCTTCTCCGTCTCGACCTCGAAACGGTTCTCCAGCCGCGCGCGGCGCAGGCGCTCGACCAAGTCCGCGGCCGGCCGCGGTAGCTTCCCTCTTTGGCTTAACTGCGAGACGAGCGGATGCTCGGCGGCGAGCACGACGTAGGTCGCGCCGAAGAGCGTGTCCGGGCGGGTCGTGAAAACCTCGATCGACTCGCTCGAGCCCGCGACCGGGAACCGGATCGTCGCGCCCTCGCTCCGGCCGATCCAGTTCGTCTGCATGAGTCGGACCTTCTCCGGCCAGTGGACCAGCAGATCCAAATCACGGAGCAAGGGTTCGGCGTAAGCCGTGATCTTGAAATACCACTGCTCGAGCTCGCGCGTCTCGACCGTCGTGCCGCAGCGCTCGCACTTCCCATCCACCACCTGCTCGTTCGCGAGCACGGTGTTGCAGGAGGGACACCAGTTGACCGCGCCCTTCGCGCGATACGCGAGCCCGCGCTCGTAAAGCTTTAGGAAAAGCCACTGTGTCCATCGGTAGTATGAGGGATCACACGAGGCGAATTCGCGGTCCCAGTCGTAGGCGAGCCCCCAGGAGATCAGTTGCTCCTTCATGCGCGCGATGTTGCGGCGTGTCCAGGTCGCGGGATGGATCTTGTTCGCGATGGCTGCGTTTTCCGCGGGCAGCCCGAACGCGTCCCATCCCATGGGCGTCAGAACCGAGTGCCCCTGCATCCGCTTCAGGCGGGTGACGACATCGCCCAGGATGTAGTTCCGCCCGTGCCCCACGTGGAGATCACCGGAGGGGTACGGGAACATGTTCAGGCAATAGAACGGGCGCTCCGCGGTCATCGGGTCGCGGATTTCGAAGAGCCCTTCGTCCTTCCAGAGCTTCCGCGCGCGCCGCTCCATCTCATGGAACGGGTACACGCTCTTCGTCCGCACTCTGGGCTCGTTGACCTCCGGCTCTCCGGACACACCCTTTCGAATCGATTCACCCATGGAGGATTTGCCTCACGCTTTGCACGAGAGCATCGGCCAGCTCGGCGTCGCGGATCTCGCCGCGCTTGAGCGCGCGATCGGCCCGATAGACCTGGTCCAGCACCGCGCGGGCCTTGCCGGGCTGGAGCGGGGCCGCCGGACGCGCCGCGCGGCGGTAGAAGAAGCTCTGCGGCTCGAGCGCTCCGAGGGCGCACTCGGCGAGCGCCCAGAGCGCGCTGGTTCCGGCAACGCCTTCTCGGGCCAACGCCTCGGTTTCGGCGCGCGCTTGGGCGGCGCTTCCGCCGAGCACGGCCTGGGCCCACCGTTCCACGGAGGCCCCGGCGCGCGCCTCACGCAAGGATTCAAGCGCCTGCGCGGGCACCCGTCCTTCCGTGTCGGCGTGGGCGGCGAGCTTGCGGATCTCCTGGCGAAAGGACAAGAGATCGGGCGTCGCACGGAACATTACCTCGACGGTGCGGCCGGGCAGCTTGAGACCCTCCTCCTCCGCGATGATTTCGGCCCACGTCAGTCCTTCGCGCCCTCGAACGGCGCACGGGACCGTAGTCACGCGTGCGGCGAGAGCGCCCAGGAACTTGAGCTCGTCGACCTCGCGCGACGTGGTGAGCAGGAGGAACACGCCCTCCCCTGGATCCTCCATCCAGGCGAGCAGCGTTTCCTCTACGCCCCCGCCCATCTTCGATGCTTCGCGGATCCAGATGCGCCGCGTCCCACCGAAGAGGGAGAGCGTCCCGAGCGCCCCCGCGAGGGTCTCCGCCTGGAGCGCGTCTCCCTCCAGCCGCTGGAACTCGGCGCCTTCCGATTCCGCCCCGGCGCGGCACGCCCGGACGAGCTTCTCGCGCAGGAAGTCGTCGCTCCCCGCGGCCAGCACGATCGGCGGAAGACCGGCCGAAGGGCCTCGGAGCATCTTCTCGGCCTCGCGCGGCGTCACGACCGCGCCGCGCGGTTTCCCCGCGCCCTCCCCTTGGGCTCTTACCATCCCTGTACGGTGCGGCTCACGATCTGGTCGGCCAATTTCTGGATCACGTCCTTTCTCCCGTCCGTCTCCGTCTTCGCGGGCTCCGTGCCCACAGGAACCACATTGTACGTGGTTCTCACCGAGAGGGCGTCTTCCTTCCAAACATCGCGATTCTTGATCATGTCACGGAAAGAGATCTGCACCGTGAGCACGATTTCGTACTCCGTGGCGCGCTCCGTCGAGGTGTACCCGAACACCTGGTTCTTGTACGCGACCACCGTTCCCCGCAGCACCGCGTCGGCGTCCCGTTCCTGGACGATCCGAAGATGGCGGTCGGCGAGAAAACCGGCCACGAGACCCTGGGTGATATCGTCGGCGAGGCCGAACTCGACGGTATTGTTGACGAAGACCGGGATCGCGAGCGTTTTGAGGTGCGGAGGAAGGGCGCTCCGGACCGTGTAGCCGCAGCCCGGCCCCGCGACGGCTAGGAAGATGGAGGCGATCCAAATCCCCGCGGAATGTCGCGGGGCGACTCCGGACATCCTACCCCACATCCGCGGCGGGCGTGTCCTGGAATCCATAGAGCTTCATGCGGTAGCGCAGCTTGTCGCGCTTCATCTGCAGCAGGCTCGCCGTGCGGCTCTGATTGCCGCCGGAGCGATCCAAGGCTCGCTGGATGATGTCCCGTTCCACGCGTCCCAGCGTGCCCTCCAGGTCGAATCCCCCCTCGGGGATCTGCCCCGCTTCGAGGACGCCGCGGAGGGTGTCGAGCGAGGAGTCGGCCCGGGCCTGCGCCGGCGCGATGGCTGCGGTCAGATGCTGCGGCACGATCCGGTCCCCCTGGGATAGGAGCACGATGCGCTCGAAAAGGTTCCTCAATTCGCGAATGTTCCCCGGCCAAGGATACGACAACAAGATCTGCTCCGCACCGGAATCGATGCTGGCAAAGCTCTTCCCGAACAGGCGGTTGAACTGCGCGAGGAAATGCCGCGCCAGAGGGAGGATGTCCTCGCGGCGCTCGCGGAGCGGCGGGACGCGGATCGGCACCACCTTGAGCCGGTAGAAGAGGTCTTCGCGAAACCGCTGTTCCCGAACCATCGTCTCGAGATTCTGGTTCGTGGCGGAGATGACGCGGACGCTCACGGTAATGTCCTTCGTCCCGCCCACGCGTTTGAAGGTCATGCGCTCGAGGACGCGCAGGAGCTTCACCTGGATCGTGAGGCTCATTTCGCCAACTTCGTCGAGAAAGAGGGTGCCGCCGTTCGCGAGCTCCAGGAGCCCCTGTTTCTGCTGCCGCGCGTCGGTGAACGCTCCCTTCTCATGACCGAAGAGCTCCGATTCCAGAAGCTCCCGGGGAATCGCGGCGCAGTTCACCTCGAGCATCGGTTTGTCGCGACGGGCGGAAAGCTCGTGGATCCAGTGCGCGATCAGCTCCTTCCCCGTGCCGCTCTCCCCTTCGATGAGGACGCTCGTAGAATCGCT
This Candidatus Eisenbacteria bacterium DNA region includes the following protein-coding sequences:
- a CDS encoding sigma-54-dependent Fis family transcriptional regulator codes for the protein MKATVLVIDDDETIRHFLPRELKAEGYHVLTADSGKAALQLLEKEPADLVLLDIRLPDLTGIQVLERIRVQWPEQIVVMLTGEPDHETAVQAMRLGARDYLTKGKPIREELLLVLERELTAQRLGREVQHHREQKSQKFSRDFVRGQSAPMLQVYTIVEQVAQSDSTSVLIEGESGTGKELIAHWIHELSARRDKPMLEVNCAAIPRELLESELFGHEKGAFTDARQQKQGLLELANGGTLFLDEVGEMSLTIQVKLLRVLERMTFKRVGGTKDITVSVRVISATNQNLETMVREQRFREDLFYRLKVVPIRVPPLRERREDILPLARHFLAQFNRLFGKSFASIDSGAEQILLSYPWPGNIRELRNLFERIVLLSQGDRIVPQHLTAAIAPAQARADSSLDTLRGVLEAGQIPEGGFDLEGTLGRVERDIIQRALDRSGGNQSRTASLLQMKRDKLRYRMKLYGFQDTPAADVG
- a CDS encoding leucine--tRNA ligase; amino-acid sequence: MGESIRKGVSGEPEVNEPRVRTKSVYPFHEMERRARKLWKDEGLFEIRDPMTAERPFYCLNMFPYPSGDLHVGHGRNYILGDVVTRLKRMQGHSVLTPMGWDAFGLPAENAAIANKIHPATWTRRNIARMKEQLISWGLAYDWDREFASCDPSYYRWTQWLFLKLYERGLAYRAKGAVNWCPSCNTVLANEQVVDGKCERCGTTVETRELEQWYFKITAYAEPLLRDLDLLVHWPEKVRLMQTNWIGRSEGATIRFPVAGSSESIEVFTTRPDTLFGATYVVLAAEHPLVSQLSQRGKLPRPAADLVERLRRARLENRFEVETEKEGARAGIDAVHPLTGAKLPVWIANYVLMGYGTGAIMAVPAHDQRDFEFATKYGLPIVEVVRDPGGAYDAGAAYEGEGTLVNSGTFDGLPSPEGKLAIVRALEAKSAGGASVHYRLRDWLISRQRYWGAPIPMVTCERCGIQPVPESDLPVLLPDQVEFKPTGESPLRTNEAFLKASCPTCGGEARRESDTMDTFVDSSWYFLRFLSPKSEKVAFDSDAVNRWLPVNQYIGGVEHAILHLLYSRFIVKVLRDMGLVSFSEPFERLFTQGMITKDGVKMSKSRNNTVAPDDLIQRYGTDTVRLYTLFIGPPEKDAEWNDRGVEGAYRFLQRYWKLVEDVAAARSAKGLPSTRRAAGGRAAWAPTGARRDLRRRIHQLTAQILTDMDRLHLNTAVSGMMQFVNALDEHRDGGGDMTDPEVEEALGIGTRLLSPLAPHTAEGAWALLGGSGSIFTAGWPSASREAQER